In Lodderomyces elongisporus chromosome 2, complete sequence, the following proteins share a genomic window:
- the GAL7 gene encoding galactose-1-phosphate uridyl transferase → MTSEFDFTNHSHRRYNPLTNRYVLCSPHRAKRPWQGAKEDVKKTQLPEYDPKCYLCPGNIRATGDVNPKYSATYVFPNDYPAVKMDQPDYNDETTKDGQGSLKKKLFKTQGVKGNCFVICFSPKHNLTLPLMSLEELSQVVQTWQNLYNDLLQDSKAKGLPYKYLQIFENKGFAMGCSNPHPHGQAWCLDIVPTEVEDELTNMSKYYRENNSHLLKDYVELEMQEKTRIVCENDSFIVVVPYWALWPFETLLIAKEHLKSIRDFNDKQKQDLSQILKTLTTKYDNLFNTSFPYSMGIHQAPFSCSKREHEDCSWFHMHFYPPLLRSATVKKFCVGFEMLGEAQRDLTSEQAAAKLQELDGESHYSTLV, encoded by the coding sequence ATGACTTCAGAATTTGACTTTACAAACCATTCACACAGGCGTTATAACCCATTGACCAACCGCTATGTCTTGTGCTCTCCGCACAGAGCTAAAAGGCCATGGCAAGGTGCTAAAGAAGATGTTAAAAAGACCCAGTTGCCCGAATACGATCCAAAATGTTACTTGTGTCCTGGAAACATTAGAGCGACAGGAGATGTGAATCCAAAGTACTCGGCAACCTATGTGTTTCCAAACGACTATCCTGCAGTGAAAATGGACCAACCTGACTATAACGATGAGACAACCAAAGACGGCCAAGGCAGTCTCAAGAAAAAGCTTTTTAAAACCCAGGGCGTGAAAGGTAATTGTTTTGTGATTTGCTTCTCGCCAAAACACAATCTCACTCTTCCTCTCATGTCACTTGAAGAGTTAAGCCAGGTTGTTCAAACATGGCAGAATTTATATAATGACTTGTTACAAGactcaaaagcaaaaggtTTGCCATACAAATATCTCCaaatatttgaaaacaagGGTTTTGCTATGGGCTGCTCAAACCCTCATCCGCATGGCCAAGCATGGTGCTTGGATATAGTTCCCACTGAAGTTGAGGACGAGTTAACCAACATGCTGAAATATTACAGAGAAAACAATAGTCATTTGTTAAAGGACTACGTAGAATTGGAGATGCAGGAGAAAACAAGGATTGTTTGTGAAAACGATTCgttcattgttgttgttccatATTGGGCTCTTTGGCCATTCGAAACGTTGCTTATTGCAAAAGAACATCTCAAATCAATAAGAGATTTTAAtgataaacaaaaacaagaccTATCTCAGATTCTCAAAACTTTAACCACAAAGTACGATAACTTGTTCAACACTTCGTTCCCGTATTCTATGGGGATCCACCAGGCTCCGTTCAGTTGCTCGAAAAGAGAACATGAGGATTGTTCATGGTTCCACATGCATTTCTATCCACCATTGTTGAGATCGGCCACAGTCAAAAAGTTTTGCGTTGGGTTTGAGATGTTGGGTGAAGCACAAAGAGACTTGACTAGCGAGCAAGCCGCTGCAAAGTTACAAGAGCTAGATGGTGAATCACATTACTCAACTTTAGTATAG
- a CDS encoding uncharacterized protein (BUSCO:EOG09265822), protein MKVYSILILNKAGGLIYQNEIQSGLSKLTANDYLVLAGTLHGVHAIGSELTSSFNTNTNNNNNNNNNSTPFMNNTKSSTEEINSLHNSSILTTGKSLSADSNRSGLKSIETDIFNLYIFQTTSGLKFILITTPNLNDAGKKQTSELFSQLYVAYSDFVMKNPFYSLDMPIKCSLFDERVRSLLLSSSL, encoded by the coding sequence ATGAAAGTCTATTCAATCCTTATATTAAACAAAGCTGGTGGCCTAATATATCAAAATGAGATTCAGCTGGGATTATCAAAGCTAACTGCTAATGATTACCTTGTCTTGGCCGGTACTTTACATGGAGTCCATGCCATCGGCTCTGAGCTTACGTCGTCattcaacaccaacaccaacaataacaataacaataacaataatagtaCACCATTTATGAACAATACTAAGTCAAGCACAGAGGAGATAAATTCATTACACAATTCATCGATTTTGACTACTGGAAAACTGCTCAGTGCAGATAGCAATAGACTGGGACTAAAAAGCATAGAGACTGATATCTTTAACTTGtacatttttcaaacaacCAGCGGGTTGAAATTTATTTTGATAACGACCCCAAATTTGAATGATGCAGGAAAAAAGCAGACTTCGGAGTTATTTCTGCAGCTATACGTTGCTTATTCGGATTTTGTGATGAAGAATCCATTCTATTCATTGGACATGCCGATCAAGTGCTCACTATTTGACGAGAGAGTACGATCTCTACTACTTTCACTGCTGCTATAA
- the GAL10 gene encoding UDP-glucose-4-epimerase has product MADKYILVTGGAGYIGSHTVIELINNGYKVVIVDNLSNSSYDAVARIEYIVKQHIPFHNVDIRNHEQLDKIFKIYDIVGVIHFAALKAVGESTKIPLKYYENNVTGTINLIDVCQENNVKTIVFSSSATVYGDVTRFGPTEMIPIPEECPMDPTNPYGKTKYIIEQILKDVHSSDPEWKVAILRYFNPMGAHPSGLLGEDPLGIPNNLLPYLAQVAIGRREKLSVFGNDYNSHDGTPIRDYIHVVDLAKGHIAALDYLKQLESEKKQKGLYREWNLGTGKGSTVFDVYNAFCKAVGRELPYEVAPRRQGDVLDLTAKPNRANTELKWKAELTVDDACKDLWRWTTENPYGFEVQNYKWDTFGGENNRKHTFTNGDLEVSLCNRGALIQDVKFLGQQLVLNYNDAKNYNSDQNPYLGTTIGRFTNRIKGGEFKLDGEETFKLTQNEGSNTLHSGKNGFDKQDFFGPVVKFKDGEFKVDFKLIDSDGNDGFPGELETIVHYTIGATSIDIEFESKLVTGNATIVNLTNHSYYNISNSDTIDNTQINVFTNDVLEFGSDKLPTGKTIKKEVPSTLLTANDSFDDCFVVCASSNSIDTRSKTLQKLIEATHPESVVKLTISSTEPAFQFYTSQSIEKTGGKNGSRNGFCVEPCRFVDAIHLDEYKKQVVLQKGETYGARTRIELSKK; this is encoded by the coding sequence ATGGCTGATAAATACATTCTTGTTACTGGTGGTGCAGGCTACATAGGTTCACACACAGTTATTGAACTCATTAATAATGGATACAAGGTGGTCATTGTCGACAACTTATCCAACTCATCGTATGATGCAGTTGCAAGGATCGAATACATTGTTAAGCAACATATCCCTTTTCACAATGTTGATATTCGCAATCATGAACAGTTGGACAAGATCTTCAAAATATACGACATTGTTGGTGTTATTCATTTCGCCGCTTTGAAGGCAGTTGGTGAATCTACAAAAATTCCATTAAAGTACTACGAAAACAACGTCACAGGTACCATAAACTTGATTGATGTTTGCCAAGAAAATAATGTCAAGACTATTGTGTTCTCGTCAAGTGCTACTGTTTATGGTGATGTTACTAGATTTGGTCCTACAGAGATGATCCCCATTCCCGAAGAGTGCCCCATGGATCCAACAAACCCTTATGGTAAGACCAAATATATCATCGAGCAGATTTTGAAAGATGTTCATTCCAGCGACCCTGAATGGAAAGTAGCTATTTTGAGATATTTCAACCCAATGGGTGCTCATCCATCGGGTTTACTTGGTGAAGACCCCTTGGGAATCCCCAATAACTTGCTTCCATATTTAGCACAAGTGGCAattggaagaagagaaaaactATCTGTTTTTGGTAATGACTATAATTCCCACGATGGTACACCCATTAGGGATTACATTcatgttgttgatttggCAAAAGGTCATATTGCTGCCCTTGATTACTTGAAGCAATTGGAGAGcgaaaagaagcaaaagggACTTTACAGAGAGTGGAATCTTGGTACTGGTAAAGGCTCAACTGTGTTTGACGTTTACAATGCATTCTGCAAAGCTGTTGGTAGAGAGTTACCATACGAAGTTGCACCAAGAAGACAAGGAGATGTGTTGGATTTAACTGCAAAGCCAAACCGCGCAAACACTGAGTTGAAATGGAAGGCAGAATTGACCGTCGACGATGCATGTAAGGATTTGTGGAGATGGACCACAGAGAATCCCTATGGATTTGAAGTTCAGAATTACAAGTGGGACACTTTTGGCGGGGAAAATAACCGTAAGCACACTTTCACAAATGGTGATTTAGAAGTTAGCCTTTGCAATCGAGGTGCATTGATACAAGATGTCAAGTTTTTAGGGCAACAGTTGGTGTTGAATTATAACGATGCTAAGAATTACAATCTGGACCAGAACCCATATCTTGGAACAACAATTGGAAGATTTACCAACAGGATCAAGGGAGGTGAATTTAAATTGGATGGAGAGGAAACTTTTAAGCTCACTCAAAATGAAGGCAGCAACACTTTACACTCGGGTAAGAACGGTTTCGATAAGCAAGATTTCTTTGGTCCTGTTGTCAAGTTCAAGGATGGGGAATTCAAGGTCGATTTCAAGTTGATTGATAGTGATGGCAATGATGGGTTCCCTGGTGAATTGGAAACTATAGTGCACTACACTATTGGTGCTACTTCAATTGatattgaatttgaatcaAAGCTAGTTACTGGAAATGCAACAATCGTCAATTTGACAAACCACAGTTACTACAATATATCCAACAGTGATACTATTGACAATACGCAAATTAATGTATTCACAAACGATGTCTTGGAGTTTGGTTCAGACAAGTTGCCAACAGGAAAAACGATCAAGAAAGAAGTGCCTAGTACACTTTTGACTGCAAATGACTCATTTGatgattgttttgttgtgtGTGCATCATCCAACTCAATAGATACTAGGTCAAAGACATTGCAGAAACTCATTGAGGCAACACACCCCGAGTCTGTAGTTAAACTCACTATATCATCTACCGAACCAGCCTTCCAATTCTACACCAGTCAAAGTATCGAAAAAACCGGTGGAAAGAATGGGTCTCGAAATGGATTCTGCGTTGAGCCTTGTAGATTTGTTGATGCAATTCATCTCGAtgaatacaaaaaacaagttgTGTTACAAAAAGGTGAAACTTATGGGGCAAGAACAAGGATTGAATTGAGTAAAAAGTAA
- the GAL1 gene encoding galactokinase, protein MSPTIPTFEDLSFYANSEKAQQLRYDALASQFHTNFPSSKIDFFARSPGRVNLIGDHIDYNYFPVLPMAIDVDVVAAVSVNQEEDDDDEEEEKEKEKEKEKEKEKEKKDHASVNNSIVITNTKSDEFPREVIALPKEGEEIKMDEHHGWANYFRCALIVAHKYLQGNSKKSTLVSTSTSSSPISFKLRGMKMCFDGSVPTGGGLSSSAAFCVTATLAILYAAGVTNLSKADLTRITVVSEHYIGLNNGGMDQCASVNGETGHAMAIAFKPQLKATPVQFPVEDLTFIITNSLQVSNKHETAPVHYNLRVVEMAIASDLLAKKLGVEDKAVKDSNLSTTSLRSIMDAYLGEWNGDDVDQGIANVKKMIDEVERYLKKGNGGGNHDSDGYTVAEASQQLQITETEFQSKYLSKFPVRFEKLQLYQRAKHVYRESLRVLQTLKLLQQQQQQQQQQQQQQSQGSDNEFLSKFGQLMNESQQDLDQLNQSSNDKLNEICQLALRNGSYGSRVTGAGWGGSIVHLTTVDKLPHLTKIFKEYFKKEFPGVQESELAEAIIDSQPAMGSCIIKHVK, encoded by the coding sequence atgTCACCAACAATTCCAACATTTGAAGATTTGTCCTTTTACGCAAATAGTGAGAAAGCACAACAGCTTCGGTATGATGCATTAGCTTCACAGTTTCACACAAATTTCCCCTCTTCCAAAATTGACTTTTTTGCTAGATCACCAGGTAGAGTGAATTTGATTGGCGATCATATTGATTACAATTATTTCCCGGTATTGCCAATGGcgattgatgttgatgtggTTGCTGCTGTTTCTGTTAaccaagaagaagatgatgatgatgaagaagaagaaaaagaaaaagaaaaagaaaaagaaaaagaaaaagaaaaagaaaaaaaagaccatGCTAGTGTCAATAATTCGATTGTCattacaaatacaaagagTGATGAATTTCCTCGAGAGGTCATTGCCTTGCCCAAAGAGGGAGAGGAGATCAAAATGGATGAGCATCACGGATGGGCAAACTATTTTCGATGTGCATTGATTGTTGCTCATAAATATTTACAAGGAAACTCTAAAAAATCCACCCTCGTGAGCACCTCTACTTCCTCTTCTCCAATTAGTTTCAAATTGAGAGGAATGAAGATGTGTTTTGATGGCTCGGTACCAACTGGTGGTGGTTTGTCTTCTTCAGCTGCGTTTTGTGTTACTGCTACACTTGCAATCTTGTATGCTGCAGGAGTAACCAACTTATCCAAGGCCGATTTGACTAGAATCACCGTTGTTTCCGAACATTATATTGGTCTCAATAATGGCGGTATGGATCAATGTGCCTCTGTGAATGGAGAAACGGGTCATGCAATGGCTATCGCTTTTAAGCCCCAATTGAAAGCAACACCAGTGCAATTCCCTGTTGAGGATTTGACATTCATAATTACCAATAGTTTGCAAGTGTCCAACAAGCATGAAACTGCACCGGTGCACTATAATTTGAGAGTAGTTGAAATGGCCATTGCCAGTGATTTACTTGCAAAGAAATTGGGTGTTGAGGATAAAGCAGTAAAGGATTCAAACTTGAGCACTACATCATTGAGAAGTATTATGGATGCATATCTTGGAGAATGGAATGGAGATGACGTGGATCAGGGTATAGCAAATGTGAAAAAGATGATTGATGAGGTTGAGCGTTATTTGAAGAAAGGCAATGGAGGTGGCAACCACGACAGTGACGGATATACAGTTGCCGAAGCTAGCCAACAGTTACAAATTACAGAAACTGAATTTCAGAGCAAATATCTTTCCAAGTTTCCTGTGAGATTTGAAAAGCTTCAATTATACCAAAGAGCAAAGCATGTATATAGGGAATCATTGAGGGTGTTGCAAACATTGAagcttttgcaacaacaacaacaacaacaacaacaacaacaacaacaacagtcaCAAGGCTCAGACAATGAGTTTCTTTCTAAATTTGGCCAATTGATGAATGAGTCGCAACAGGACCTTGATCAATTGAATCAATCATCAAATGACAAATTGAATGAAATCTGTCAATTGGCATTGCGTAATGGCTCGTACGGCTCGCGCGTTACTGGCGCTGGATGGGGTGGATCAATTGTTCATTTAACCACTGTTGACAAGTTACCCCATTTAACAAAGATTTTCAAGGAGTATTTCAAGAAGGAATTTCCCGGAGTGCAAGAGTCTGAATTAGCCGAGGCGATTATCGACAGTCAGCCTGCTATGGGGAGCTGTATCATTAAACATGTGAAATAA